The proteins below are encoded in one region of Pacificitalea manganoxidans:
- a CDS encoding substrate-binding domain-containing protein — protein sequence MTMMKLTASALALTAVSATGALAQSRDQVQIAGSSTVLPYASIVAEAFGENFDFPTPVVESGGSSAGLKRFCEGVGENTIDIANASRAIREKEVQACADAGVTDIIEVRIGYDGIVFASDVDGNEFAFTPEDWFKALAAEVVVDGEVVANPYTMWNEVNPDLPEQEIQAFVPGTKHGTREVFEEKVIIAGCEATGAMETFAEVKGDEDAAEAACMALRTDGRSVDIDGDYTETLARIDANPNGIGVFGLSFYENNTDSLQVATMSGVEPSTETIASGEYPVSRPLYFYIKQAHIGVVPGVKEFAEFFVSDEIAGPDGPLAEYGLVSDPELAATQQLVADEETMGSAM from the coding sequence ATGACCATGATGAAACTCACCGCATCCGCTCTGGCGCTCACCGCCGTATCCGCGACCGGCGCGCTTGCGCAGAGCCGCGATCAGGTGCAGATCGCCGGGTCGTCCACCGTGCTTCCCTACGCCTCCATCGTGGCCGAAGCCTTTGGCGAGAACTTCGACTTCCCGACCCCGGTCGTGGAATCGGGCGGCTCCTCCGCCGGTCTGAAGCGCTTCTGCGAAGGCGTCGGCGAAAACACCATCGACATCGCCAACGCCTCCCGCGCGATCCGCGAGAAAGAAGTGCAGGCCTGTGCCGACGCTGGCGTCACCGACATCATCGAAGTGCGCATCGGCTATGACGGCATCGTCTTTGCCTCCGACGTCGACGGCAACGAATTCGCCTTCACTCCCGAAGACTGGTTCAAGGCGCTGGCCGCCGAGGTCGTCGTTGACGGCGAAGTCGTCGCCAACCCCTACACCATGTGGAACGAAGTGAACCCCGATCTGCCCGAGCAGGAAATTCAGGCCTTCGTTCCGGGCACCAAGCACGGCACCCGCGAAGTGTTCGAAGAAAAGGTCATCATCGCTGGCTGCGAGGCCACCGGCGCGATGGAAACCTTTGCCGAAGTGAAGGGTGACGAAGACGCCGCCGAAGCCGCCTGCATGGCGCTGCGCACCGATGGCCGCTCGGTCGACATCGATGGCGACTACACCGAAACGCTCGCCCGCATCGATGCCAACCCCAACGGCATCGGCGTGTTCGGCCTGTCCTTCTACGAAAACAACACCGACAGCCTGCAGGTCGCGACCATGTCCGGCGTCGAGCCGTCGACCGAAACCATCGCCTCCGGCGAATACCCGGTCAGCCGCCCGCTCTACTTCTACATCAAGCAGGCCCACATCGGCGTGGTTCCCGGCGTCAAGGAATTCGCTGAATTCTTCGTCTCCGACGAAATCGCAGGCCCCGATGGCCCGCTGGCCGAATACGGCCTCGTCTCCGACCCGGAACTGGCTGCCACCCAGCAGCTGGTCGCCGACGAAGAGACCATGGGCTCCGCCATGTGA
- the pstC gene encoding phosphate ABC transporter permease subunit PstC: MPPLWTLLIVLGIATAGYVMGRRRALASVDHDGRRLHSLPSYYGSNVALWGLVPALLLLALWLVAQPLLIQMSISSIVPAEAYAGRGALSLIMSDVNRIAEGLQIAAARGVPVDTLSAADLGPAMRDAGVAVSGEIEPYMAEAARRAVSLSAVGGWAMTAVVLLLALGGAALAWRRTDGDFRARNAVERLVLGLLIAAACIAILTTLGIVLSLIFNTLEFFKLYPASDFFFGTTWSPSFGGGSQLGILPLFWGTFYISIIALIVAVPIGLFAAVYLSEYASGPVRAVAKPLLEVLAGIPTIVYGLFALLTVGPLLVSLFGQNGALGVGWMQGGTAVMTAGLVMGVMLIPFVSSLSDDIINAVPQAMRDGSLGLGATRSETIRQVVLPAALPGIVGAILLAASRAIGETMIVVLGAGAAARLSMNPFDAMTTVTAKIVSQLTGDADFASPEALVAFALGMTLFVITLALNIFALWIVRRYREQYE, from the coding sequence ATGCCGCCGCTCTGGACCCTGCTGATCGTTTTGGGCATCGCCACCGCGGGCTACGTTATGGGGCGCCGCCGTGCGCTTGCCAGCGTGGACCATGACGGTCGCCGCCTGCATTCCCTGCCCTCCTATTACGGCTCCAACGTCGCGCTGTGGGGGTTGGTGCCCGCGCTGCTGTTGCTGGCGCTGTGGCTGGTGGCGCAGCCGCTGCTCATCCAGATGAGCATCTCCTCTATCGTGCCCGCCGAGGCCTATGCCGGGCGTGGCGCGCTGTCGCTGATCATGTCGGACGTGAACCGCATCGCCGAGGGGCTGCAAATCGCCGCCGCACGTGGTGTCCCGGTGGACACGCTTTCCGCCGCCGATCTGGGCCCGGCCATGCGCGACGCCGGTGTTGCCGTTTCGGGCGAGATCGAGCCCTACATGGCCGAAGCCGCGCGCCGCGCGGTGTCGCTGTCCGCCGTGGGTGGCTGGGCGATGACCGCCGTGGTGCTGCTGCTGGCGCTTGGCGGGGCCGCGCTGGCGTGGCGCCGCACCGATGGCGATTTCCGCGCCCGCAACGCGGTCGAGCGGCTGGTGCTGGGTCTGCTCATCGCCGCCGCCTGCATCGCCATTCTCACCACGCTGGGGATCGTGCTGTCGCTGATCTTCAACACGCTGGAATTCTTCAAGCTCTACCCCGCCTCTGACTTCTTTTTTGGCACCACATGGTCGCCCTCGTTCGGCGGCGGCTCGCAACTGGGCATCCTGCCGCTGTTCTGGGGCACGTTCTATATCTCGATCATCGCGCTGATCGTCGCGGTGCCGATCGGGCTTTTCGCCGCTGTCTACCTGTCGGAATATGCCTCCGGCCCCGTGCGCGCTGTGGCCAAGCCGCTGCTGGAGGTGCTGGCCGGTATCCCCACCATCGTCTACGGCCTCTTCGCGCTGCTGACGGTCGGGCCGCTGCTGGTGTCGCTCTTTGGACAGAACGGCGCGTTGGGCGTGGGCTGGATGCAGGGCGGCACCGCCGTCATGACCGCCGGTCTGGTGATGGGCGTGATGCTGATCCCCTTCGTGTCGTCGCTGTCCGATGACATCATCAACGCGGTGCCGCAGGCGATGCGCGACGGCTCGCTGGGCCTTGGCGCCACCCGGTCCGAGACGATCCGTCAGGTCGTCCTCCCCGCGGCGCTGCCGGGCATCGTCGGTGCCATTCTTCTGGCCGCCTCCCGCGCCATCGGCGAGACGATGATCGTCGTGCTCGGCGCCGGGGCTGCCGCGCGGCTGTCGATGAACCCGTTCGACGCCATGACCACCGTCACCGCCAAGATCGTCAGCCAGTTGACCGGCGACGCGGATTTCGCCTCCCCCGAGGCGCTGGTGGCCTTTGCGCTGGGGATGACGCTGTTTGTCATCACCCTCGCCCTCAACATCTTTGCGCTGTGGATCGTGCGGCGCTACCGGGAGCAATACGAATGA
- the pstA gene encoding phosphate ABC transporter permease PstA: MSDASFSGVTPSDGTPRKGSLLQADARTRKRNAAETRFKAYGIGAIAIGLFALVWLLSAIISNGLPAFTQTKMVLPIELPEAKLDKSGTRDLEVMSKVSTFGYKPLIEDALMAEVQRRGIATEFDDAGDLADGIVSSSAAAIVRDRVLANPEIVGTTQEFEILTSSRIDGYFKGRVTRDSIARDKNIDAAHLDVADALQDAGVMRAGFNWDFITGADASESRPEQAGIGIAILGSFFMMLVVLILSLPIGVASSIYLEEFAPKNRFTDLIEVNISNLAAVPSIVFGILGLAVFIQFMHLPQSAPLVGGLVLTLMTLPTIIISTRAALKAVPPSIRDAALGVGASKMQSVFHHVLPLAMPGILTGTILGLAQALGETAPLLLIGMVGYIATNMPDGIADGFLSPNSAMPAQIYEWAKRADPAYYERAWGGIIILLLFLMVMNIIAIILRRRFERRW; this comes from the coding sequence ATGAGCGACGCGTCCTTCTCCGGCGTCACCCCGTCCGACGGCACCCCGCGCAAGGGCTCCTTGCTGCAGGCCGATGCACGGACGCGCAAACGCAACGCCGCCGAGACCCGGTTCAAGGCTTATGGCATCGGCGCCATCGCAATCGGGCTCTTCGCGCTTGTGTGGCTGCTCAGCGCCATCATCAGCAATGGCCTGCCCGCCTTTACCCAGACCAAGATGGTCCTGCCGATCGAACTGCCCGAGGCAAAGCTCGACAAATCCGGCACCCGCGATCTGGAGGTGATGAGCAAGGTGTCGACCTTTGGCTACAAGCCACTGATCGAAGACGCGCTCATGGCCGAAGTGCAGCGCCGCGGCATCGCCACCGAATTCGACGATGCGGGCGATCTGGCCGATGGCATCGTGTCGTCCTCCGCCGCCGCCATCGTGCGGGACCGGGTGCTGGCCAATCCCGAAATCGTCGGCACGACGCAGGAGTTCGAGATCCTGACCTCTTCGCGCATCGACGGCTATTTCAAGGGCCGCGTCACCCGCGACAGCATCGCGCGCGACAAGAACATCGACGCCGCGCATCTGGACGTGGCCGACGCGCTGCAGGACGCAGGCGTGATGCGCGCAGGCTTCAACTGGGATTTCATCACCGGTGCCGACGCCTCCGAAAGCCGCCCCGAACAGGCGGGTATCGGGATCGCCATCCTCGGCTCGTTCTTCATGATGCTGGTGGTGTTGATCCTGTCGCTGCCCATCGGCGTCGCGTCGTCGATCTATCTTGAGGAATTCGCGCCGAAGAACCGCTTCACCGACCTGATCGAAGTGAATATCTCCAACCTCGCCGCGGTGCCGTCCATCGTGTTTGGTATCCTTGGTTTGGCGGTGTTCATCCAGTTCATGCACCTGCCGCAATCCGCGCCGCTGGTGGGCGGGCTGGTGCTGACGCTGATGACGCTGCCGACGATCATTATTTCCACCCGCGCGGCGCTAAAGGCCGTGCCGCCCTCGATCCGCGATGCCGCGCTGGGGGTTGGCGCGTCCAAGATGCAGTCGGTGTTCCACCACGTCCTGCCGCTGGCCATGCCCGGCATTCTGACCGGCACCATTCTGGGGCTGGCGCAGGCGCTGGGGGAAACCGCGCCGCTCTTGCTGATCGGCATGGTGGGCTACATCGCCACCAACATGCCCGACGGGATTGCCGATGGCTTCCTGTCGCCCAACTCCGCCATGCCTGCCCAGATCTACGAATGGGCCAAACGGGCGGACCCTGCCTATTACGAACGTGCCTGGGGCGGGATCATCATCCTGCTTCTCTTCCTGATGGTGATGAACATCATCGCGATCATCCTGCGCCGCCGCTTCGAGCGCCGGTGGTAA
- the pstB gene encoding phosphate ABC transporter ATP-binding protein PstB: MNDMRHMDRAVDLLENKIIAKGVDVFYGENHAIKDVSVEIRDKTVTAFIGPSGCGKSTFLRCLNRMNDTIDNCRVEGTIKLDDEDIYDKRVDPVQLRAKVGMVFQKPNPFPKSIYDNVAYGPRIHGLSRNKAELDEIVEKSLRRGAIWDEVKDRLHAPGTGLSGGQQQRLCIARAVATEPEVLLMDEPCSALDPIATAQVEELIDELRAQYSVVIVTHSMQQAARVSQKTAFFHLGNLVEYGETGQIFTNPTDPRTESYITGRIG, from the coding sequence ATGAACGATATGAGACATATGGACCGAGCCGTGGACCTTCTGGAAAACAAGATCATCGCCAAGGGCGTGGACGTCTTCTACGGCGAAAACCACGCGATCAAGGATGTCAGCGTCGAGATCCGCGACAAGACCGTCACCGCCTTTATCGGGCCGTCGGGCTGTGGCAAATCCACGTTCCTGCGGTGTCTGAACCGGATGAACGACACCATCGACAATTGCCGCGTCGAAGGCACGATCAAGCTGGATGACGAGGACATCTACGACAAGCGGGTGGACCCGGTGCAGCTGCGCGCCAAGGTGGGCATGGTGTTCCAGAAACCCAATCCCTTCCCGAAATCGATCTACGACAACGTGGCCTATGGCCCCCGCATTCACGGGCTGTCGCGCAACAAGGCCGAACTGGACGAGATCGTCGAGAAAAGCCTGCGCCGCGGCGCGATCTGGGACGAGGTCAAGGACCGTCTGCACGCGCCGGGCACCGGCCTGTCGGGGGGCCAGCAGCAGCGTCTGTGCATCGCCCGCGCCGTGGCGACCGAGCCCGAAGTGCTTTTGATGGATGAGCCCTGCTCCGCGCTCGACCCCATCGCCACCGCGCAGGTCGAGGAACTGATCGACGAATTGCGCGCGCAGTATTCCGTGGTGATCGTCACCCATTCCATGCAGCAGGCCGCCCGCGTCAGCCAGAAGACCGCGTTTTTCCATCTGGGCAATCTGGTGGAATACGGCGAGACCGGCCAGATTTTCACCAACCCCACCGACCCGCGCACCGAAAGCTACATCACCGGCCGGATCGGCTGA
- the phoU gene encoding phosphate signaling complex protein PhoU, with translation MMKEQHIASAFDRDLEGIQALIMKMGGMVETAISEAARSLETRDEELAQQVRKGDRAIDEMEERVNEEAARVIAIRSPMGSDLRTVLTVMKISASLERCGDYAKNMAKRTSVLSQMEPVGGTTKSLRRMAQEVEELLKMALDAYLHRDAELAENVRQRDLEIDQMYSALFREFLTYMMEDPRHITACMHLHFIAKNVERMGDHATSIAEQVIYLVTGEVPEEARPKADVTSTAAVTGI, from the coding sequence ATGATGAAAGAGCAACATATCGCCAGCGCGTTCGACCGCGATCTGGAAGGCATCCAAGCGCTCATCATGAAGATGGGCGGGATGGTCGAAACCGCGATTTCCGAGGCCGCGCGGTCGCTTGAGACCCGCGACGAGGAACTGGCCCAGCAGGTCCGCAAGGGTGACCGCGCCATCGACGAGATGGAAGAGCGCGTCAACGAGGAAGCCGCCCGCGTCATCGCCATCCGCTCGCCCATGGGCAGCGATCTGCGCACCGTGCTGACGGTGATGAAGATCTCTGCCAGTCTGGAACGCTGCGGCGACTACGCCAAGAACATGGCGAAGCGGACCTCGGTCCTGTCGCAGATGGAGCCCGTGGGCGGCACCACCAAATCCCTGCGGCGCATGGCGCAGGAGGTCGAGGAACTGCTGAAGATGGCGCTCGACGCCTATCTGCACCGCGACGCCGAACTGGCCGAGAATGTGCGCCAGCGCGATCTGGAAATCGACCAGATGTATTCGGCGCTGTTCCGCGAATTCCTGACCTACATGATGGAAGACCCGCGCCACATCACCGCCTGTATGCATCTGCATTTCATCGCCAAGAACGTGGAGCGCATGGGCGATCACGCGACCTCCATCGCGGAACAGGTGATCTACCTCGTCACCGGCGAAGTGCCCGAGGAGGCGCGCCCCAAGGCTGACGTGACCTCCACCGCCGCGGTGACCGGGATCTGA
- the phoB gene encoding phosphate regulon transcriptional regulator PhoB, protein MAAATPTPRILLVEDEPAQREVLAYNLEAEGFAVTTAGTGDEALLLVEESAPDVIVLDWMLPGVSGIEICRRLKARSSTSDTPIIMLSARSEETDRVRGLETGADDYVVKPYALSELMARVRTQLRRVRPSSVGSRLQFEDIVLDAETYRVTRAGEPLKLGPTEFRLLSTFMEKPGRVWSREQLLDRVWGRDIYVDTRTVDVHIGRLRKALGTHGGVDPVRTVRGAGYALG, encoded by the coding sequence ATGGCCGCCGCGACACCCACCCCGCGCATCCTGCTGGTCGAGGATGAGCCCGCCCAACGCGAAGTGCTGGCCTATAACCTCGAGGCCGAAGGCTTTGCCGTCACCACCGCCGGCACCGGCGACGAGGCGCTGCTGCTGGTCGAGGAAAGCGCGCCCGACGTGATCGTGCTGGACTGGATGCTGCCCGGCGTTTCCGGCATCGAGATCTGTCGGCGGCTGAAGGCGCGCAGCTCCACCTCCGACACGCCCATCATCATGCTGTCGGCCCGGTCCGAGGAAACCGACCGGGTGCGGGGGCTGGAAACCGGCGCGGATGACTATGTGGTCAAGCCCTACGCGCTGTCGGAATTGATGGCGCGGGTGCGCACGCAGTTGCGCCGCGTCCGGCCTTCTTCCGTCGGCAGCAGGCTGCAATTCGAGGACATCGTGCTGGATGCGGAGACCTATCGCGTCACCCGCGCGGGCGAACCGCTGAAACTTGGCCCCACCGAATTCCGGCTGCTGTCGACATTCATGGAAAAGCCGGGCCGGGTCTGGAGCCGGGAGCAATTGCTGGACCGGGTTTGGGGCCGCGACATCTATGTCGATACCCGCACCGTGGATGTGCATATCGGGCGGCTGCGCAAGGCGCTGGGCACCCATGGCGGTGTCGATCCGGTGCGCACGGTGCGCGGCGCGGGCTACGCGCTGGGCTGA
- the ppk2 gene encoding polyphosphate kinase 2, whose translation MTLPFDGAISRFYESEAPQDVREAIARADKDDILDPAYPYDTEMRGKHYDAEMDALQIELVKLQAWVRDTGARVAVVFEGRDAAGKGGTIKRIRENLNPRLARVVALPKPSEREAREWYFQRYISQLPAGGEIVLFDRSWYNRAVVEHVFGFCTPEEREKFFRQLPSFEQMLADEGIHLVKLWLNVGRAEQLRRFLKREADPLKQWKLSRIDVEGLKLWDAYSDAIAETFERSHFDYAPWTVIRSDDKKRARLAAIRTILSGLDYAGKDRAAAHAPDPDIAGGPSIWHG comes from the coding sequence ATGACCCTGCCCTTCGACGGCGCGATTTCCCGCTTCTACGAAAGCGAAGCGCCACAGGACGTGCGCGAGGCCATCGCCCGCGCCGATAAGGACGATATCCTCGACCCCGCCTATCCGTATGACACCGAAATGCGCGGCAAGCATTACGACGCCGAGATGGACGCGCTTCAGATCGAGCTGGTCAAGCTGCAGGCATGGGTGCGGGACACCGGCGCACGGGTGGCGGTGGTGTTCGAGGGCCGCGATGCGGCGGGTAAGGGCGGCACCATCAAGCGCATCCGCGAAAACCTGAACCCGCGTCTGGCGCGGGTCGTGGCGCTGCCGAAACCGTCCGAACGCGAGGCGCGCGAATGGTATTTTCAGCGCTATATCAGCCAGTTGCCCGCCGGGGGTGAGATCGTTCTGTTTGACCGAAGCTGGTATAACCGCGCGGTCGTGGAGCATGTGTTCGGCTTTTGCACCCCCGAGGAGCGCGAGAAGTTTTTCCGCCAGTTGCCGAGCTTTGAGCAGATGCTGGCCGATGAGGGCATCCATCTGGTGAAGCTGTGGCTCAATGTCGGGCGGGCCGAGCAGCTGCGCCGGTTTTTGAAGCGCGAAGCCGATCCGCTGAAACAGTGGAAGCTGAGCCGCATCGATGTGGAGGGGCTGAAGCTGTGGGACGCCTATTCCGACGCCATCGCGGAGACATTCGAGCGCAGTCATTTCGACTATGCGCCGTGGACGGTGATCCGGTCTGACGACAAGAAACGCGCCCGTCTGGCCGCGATCCGCACCATCCTGTCGGGGCTGGATTACGCGGGCAAGGACCGCGCCGCCGCCCATGCGCCCGATCCCGACATCGCTGGCGGACCGTCGATCTGGCATGGCTAA
- a CDS encoding TetR/AcrR family transcriptional regulator: MAKRGYHHGNLRAALIDAALGLIEEKSPQGFTLSEAAKAAGVTPAAVYRHFQGRDDLLAEIALQGYEIFADLMDYAYETGQPSDLASFEATGRAYLAFARRYPGHYMAMFESGLSVNRTPELARASARARDVLEKAAAGLSAHIPPEKRPPAAMFSAHIWAMSHGVVELFARGAPGGQAPFPPEDLLESGIGIYLRGLGLIPPDS, translated from the coding sequence ATGGCTAAACGCGGCTACCATCACGGCAACCTCCGCGCGGCGCTGATCGACGCGGCGCTGGGGCTGATCGAAGAGAAAAGCCCGCAAGGCTTTACCCTGTCGGAAGCCGCGAAAGCCGCGGGCGTCACCCCTGCCGCCGTCTACCGGCATTTTCAGGGGCGCGACGATCTGTTGGCGGAGATTGCCCTGCAAGGCTATGAAATCTTTGCCGATCTGATGGATTACGCCTATGAGACCGGGCAGCCCTCGGACCTTGCCAGTTTCGAGGCGACGGGGCGCGCGTATCTCGCCTTTGCGCGGCGCTATCCGGGGCATTACATGGCGATGTTCGAAAGCGGATTGTCGGTGAACCGGACGCCGGAGCTGGCGCGGGCCTCGGCGCGGGCGCGCGATGTTCTGGAGAAAGCCGCCGCCGGGCTATCGGCGCATATCCCGCCCGAAAAGCGCCCGCCCGCGGCGATGTTTTCCGCGCATATCTGGGCGATGTCGCACGGGGTGGTGGAGCTGTTCGCGCGCGGCGCGCCCGGTGGACAGGCGCCCTTCCCGCCCGAAGATCTGCTGGAAAGCGGAATTGGGATTTACCTGCGCGGGCTGGGCCTGATTCCTCCCGATAGCTGA
- a CDS encoding catalase: protein MKDAKLDDGGAPRQQTTARTKTMTTAQGGPIADDQNSLKAGPRGPVLLEDHIMREKIFHFDHERIPERVVHARGYGVHGHFELTEAIPELSCADIFQRVGEKTPTFTRFSTVAGNKGSFDLARDVRGFATKFYTQEGNWDLVGNNIPVFFIQDAIKFPDLIHSVKEAPDRGFPQAQSAHDNFWDFASLSPESVHMTLWQMSDRAIPRSFRFMEGFGVHTFRLVNAEGKSHYVKFHWKPRQGLQSVVWNEALKINGADPDFHRRDMWDAIDAGDFPKWDLGIQVFDDEFADAFEFDILDATKLIPEEQVPVRLIGTLTLDANVDNFFAETEQVAFCTQNIVRGIDHTNDPLLQGRNFSYLDTQIKRLGGPNFTHIPINAPKCPMHHFQQDGHMAMHNPRGRVNYEPNSWDAEPNPRENPKIGFESYAEPVEGTKQRVRSETFADHYSQARQFWISQTETEQRHIANGFTFELSKCQREDIRLRMLSHLMNVHDDLAQMVAEGLGVVDMPEAATPARAPITDLPPSDALSILKNGPKTFAGRKLGLFIADGADADQVAALEKAFKDEGAMVAIVTAQIFGATLSDGSTKPADEKIDGGPSVVFDAVALVMPKEEGETLALNKPAQDFVSDAFAHAKFIAYSDGAMPLFKATGIADKIDDGMLKLGDKSAKDFVKLCRGMRFWERETKMTG, encoded by the coding sequence ATGAAAGATGCCAAACTCGACGATGGCGGCGCGCCGCGGCAGCAGACGACCGCCCGGACGAAGACGATGACCACCGCGCAGGGTGGGCCCATCGCAGATGACCAAAATTCGCTGAAGGCCGGGCCGCGCGGGCCGGTGCTTCTCGAAGACCACATCATGCGCGAGAAAATCTTCCATTTTGACCATGAGCGCATCCCGGAGCGGGTCGTTCATGCGCGGGGCTACGGCGTCCATGGCCATTTCGAACTGACCGAGGCGATCCCGGAACTGTCCTGCGCCGACATTTTTCAGCGGGTCGGCGAAAAAACGCCGACATTTACCCGCTTTTCGACCGTTGCCGGTAACAAAGGCTCCTTCGACCTTGCCCGCGATGTGCGTGGTTTCGCGACGAAATTCTATACGCAGGAAGGCAATTGGGATCTCGTCGGCAATAACATCCCGGTTTTCTTCATTCAGGATGCAATCAAATTCCCGGATCTGATCCATTCGGTCAAAGAGGCCCCGGATCGCGGTTTCCCGCAGGCGCAGTCGGCCCATGACAATTTCTGGGATTTCGCGTCGCTCTCGCCGGAATCGGTGCATATGACGCTGTGGCAAATGTCTGATCGGGCCATTCCGCGATCTTTCCGGTTCATGGAAGGCTTTGGCGTCCACACGTTCCGACTGGTCAATGCCGAAGGCAAATCCCATTACGTCAAATTCCATTGGAAGCCCCGTCAGGGGTTGCAATCCGTCGTTTGGAACGAGGCTTTGAAAATCAATGGGGCCGATCCTGATTTTCATCGTCGCGATATGTGGGACGCCATCGATGCTGGTGATTTCCCGAAATGGGATCTGGGCATTCAGGTGTTCGACGACGAATTTGCTGACGCGTTCGAATTCGATATCCTCGACGCGACGAAACTGATCCCCGAAGAGCAGGTGCCAGTGCGCCTGATCGGGACGCTCACGCTCGACGCGAATGTCGATAACTTCTTTGCCGAAACCGAACAGGTGGCGTTCTGCACGCAAAACATCGTGCGCGGTATCGACCATACCAATGACCCGCTTTTGCAGGGGCGAAATTTCTCCTATCTCGACACGCAGATCAAGCGTCTGGGCGGGCCCAATTTCACGCATATTCCGATCAACGCGCCGAAATGTCCCATGCATCATTTCCAGCAGGATGGCCATATGGCCATGCACAATCCCCGCGGTCGTGTGAATTACGAACCAAATAGCTGGGATGCGGAGCCGAACCCCCGCGAAAACCCGAAAATCGGGTTTGAAAGCTACGCCGAACCGGTGGAGGGCACGAAACAGCGCGTGCGCTCGGAAACTTTCGCGGATCACTACAGTCAGGCGCGGCAGTTCTGGATCAGCCAGACAGAGACCGAGCAGCGCCACATCGCCAATGGGTTTACCTTCGAGCTGTCGAAATGTCAGCGCGAAGACATCCGCCTGCGGATGCTCAGCCATCTGATGAACGTCCATGACGATCTGGCGCAGATGGTGGCCGAGGGGCTGGGCGTCGTCGACATGCCCGAAGCCGCCACACCCGCCCGCGCGCCGATCACCGATCTGCCGCCGTCGGACGCGCTGAGCATCCTTAAAAATGGCCCCAAAACCTTCGCCGGGCGCAAACTGGGCCTGTTCATCGCCGATGGGGCCGACGCGGATCAGGTTGCCGCGCTTGAAAAGGCGTTCAAGGACGAAGGCGCGATGGTGGCGATCGTCACGGCGCAGATCTTTGGCGCGACCCTGTCGGATGGCAGCACCAAACCCGCGGACGAGAAGATCGACGGCGGTCCGTCGGTGGTGTTCGATGCCGTGGCGCTGGTCATGCCCAAGGAGGAGGGCGAGACGCTCGCGCTGAACAAACCCGCACAGGACTTCGTCAGTGACGCGTTCGCCCATGCGAAATTCATCGCCTATAGCGACGGCGCCATGCCGCTGTTCAAGGCCACCGGCATCGCCGACAAGATCGACGACGGCATGCTGAAGCTGGGCGACAAATCGGCCAAGGATTTCGTCAAACTCTGCCGCGGCATGCGGTTCTGGGAACGCGAAACCAAAATGACCGGCTAA